A genomic segment from Thermostichus lividus PCC 6715 encodes:
- the bchM gene encoding magnesium protoporphyrin IX methyltransferase, with product MTQATPPLDEKTIVQNYFNTTGFDRWRRIYGTDTVSKVQADIRLGHQQTIDTVLAWLQAEGHLKGKLFCDAGCGVGSLSIPLAQLGARVYASDISEKMVAEARDRAAAQLNGHHELILSVSDLEALRGQYHTVICLDVLIHYPDAQMAGMLAHLSSLATERLILSFAPKTPKYTLLKKIGEFFPGSSKATRAYLHSEEEIVQRLRALGWRIERNTMTKTRFYFSRLLEAVRA from the coding sequence ATGACGCAAGCTACCCCTCCGTTAGACGAAAAAACCATTGTCCAAAACTACTTCAACACCACCGGCTTTGATCGCTGGCGACGCATCTATGGCACCGATACGGTGAGCAAAGTGCAGGCGGATATTCGCCTTGGTCATCAGCAAACGATTGATACGGTTTTGGCGTGGCTCCAAGCCGAGGGACACCTCAAGGGCAAGCTGTTTTGTGATGCGGGTTGTGGGGTTGGCAGCCTGAGCATTCCCCTTGCCCAGTTGGGAGCACGGGTCTATGCCAGTGACATTTCTGAAAAAATGGTGGCTGAGGCTCGCGATCGCGCCGCCGCCCAGTTGAATGGTCACCATGAGCTAATTCTCAGCGTCAGCGACTTAGAGGCGTTACGGGGGCAGTATCACACCGTCATTTGCCTAGATGTGCTCATTCACTATCCCGATGCGCAAATGGCAGGGATGCTAGCGCACTTGAGTTCCTTAGCCACAGAGCGACTCATCCTCAGCTTCGCCCCTAAAACCCCCAAATACACACTGCTCAAAAAAATCGGTGAGTTTTTCCCGGGGTCTAGCAAGGCAACCCGTGCCTATCTCCACAGCGAAGAGGAGATTGTGCAGCGCCTCAGGGCACTCGGCTGGCGTATCGAGCGCAATACCATGACCAAAACCCGCTTTTACTTTTCGCGCCTCTTGGAGGCGGTACGGGCGTAA
- a CDS encoding cell division protein FtsX, protein MANFSRLPHPWPTLDFLIPEMRRSLWRGGWLNGAAVIAVAVTLFIFGWGWQISHTLGAAVAALGNRLEITAYVAPDLPEAAIARLKQELAALPAVERLTWIGRDRAWAELQADLGLTTQQGDLHLFEQNPLSDEVKIRAKTLDQVASLATQIAQQQGIESVQYLERALSGLQRLQRVIRTATIALVLLLGVTVVALVSTILRLIILVRQPDIEIMILVGATQRWIYTPFFVQATGLGGIGGAVAWLAGASSSQHLQHWLSRQFSGGAIANSVTLEWSWLLGVSLVLAGICLGGLSTLLAIKTAPRG, encoded by the coding sequence ATGGCCAACTTCAGCAGGTTGCCACACCCATGGCCAACCCTTGACTTCTTAATTCCAGAAATGCGGCGCAGCCTCTGGCGCGGCGGCTGGCTCAATGGGGCTGCGGTGATTGCAGTGGCGGTAACCCTCTTTATCTTTGGTTGGGGCTGGCAGATCTCCCATACCCTCGGTGCAGCGGTGGCTGCCCTTGGCAACCGCCTTGAAATTACGGCCTACGTTGCCCCTGACTTACCGGAGGCGGCCATCGCTCGTCTGAAGCAGGAGTTGGCTGCATTACCCGCCGTTGAACGCTTAACATGGATTGGGCGCGATCGCGCTTGGGCAGAGCTACAGGCAGATTTAGGCTTGACCACTCAGCAAGGAGATCTGCACCTGTTTGAGCAAAACCCCCTGAGTGACGAAGTCAAAATTCGCGCCAAGACCCTCGATCAGGTCGCTTCCTTGGCCACTCAAATTGCTCAGCAGCAGGGAATTGAATCGGTACAGTACCTTGAGCGGGCACTGAGCGGTCTGCAACGGCTGCAGCGAGTTATCCGTACGGCCACGATCGCCCTTGTGCTGTTATTGGGGGTCACTGTTGTGGCGCTGGTGAGCACCATTTTGCGGCTGATTATTTTAGTGCGGCAGCCAGACATTGAGATCATGATCCTGGTAGGGGCAACCCAGCGCTGGATTTATACCCCCTTCTTTGTGCAGGCAACAGGCTTGGGGGGAATCGGCGGAGCAGTGGCTTGGTTGGCTGGAGCCAGCAGTAGCCAGCACCTACAGCACTGGTTGAGCCGCCAGTTTAGCGGCGGCGCCATAGCGAACAGTGTAACGCTGGAATGGAGTTGGCTGCTGGGCGTGAGCCTTGTTCTTGCAGGGATTTGCTTGGGTGGGCTGAGCACGCTGCTAGCAATCAAAACCGCTCCCCGAGGCTAA
- the ftsE gene encoding cell division ATP-binding protein FtsE, translating into MVTATAVQRPSTAQSSPDVIAELRQVTKCFAAHPPCLNGVSLQLRQGEFYFLTGVSGSGKSTLLKLLSGQTTPDHGSVHLFGQVVTPDNDRAMAQLRRRLGVIFQDFKLLGDRTVADNVAFTLLVRGTPKPELQQRVHTALKLVGLTAKASAYPDALSGGEQQRVSIARAIVGGPDLLLADEPTGNLDPQTSQQILYLLHRLHQHGLTVLFTTHDRALTQLLPHPILRLHHGQLQQVATPMANP; encoded by the coding sequence ATGGTCACCGCTACAGCAGTGCAAAGACCTTCAACCGCTCAATCGAGTCCTGATGTGATTGCCGAGCTAAGGCAAGTCACAAAGTGTTTTGCGGCTCATCCGCCCTGTCTTAATGGCGTCAGCCTGCAACTGCGGCAGGGGGAATTCTATTTTTTAACGGGGGTCTCTGGCTCTGGGAAGTCCACCCTGCTCAAGTTATTGTCCGGTCAGACAACACCGGATCACGGCAGTGTACACCTTTTTGGACAAGTGGTCACCCCCGACAATGATAGGGCGATGGCACAACTGCGGCGACGGTTGGGGGTGATTTTTCAGGACTTTAAGTTACTGGGCGATCGCACCGTGGCAGACAATGTGGCCTTTACCCTCCTTGTGCGCGGCACCCCTAAACCAGAACTGCAGCAGCGGGTGCACACGGCTCTCAAACTGGTGGGGCTGACCGCCAAAGCCAGCGCCTACCCCGACGCTCTTTCCGGAGGCGAGCAACAGCGCGTCAGTATTGCCCGCGCAATTGTGGGCGGCCCCGACCTGCTGCTAGCGGATGAGCCAACAGGCAACTTAGACCCCCAGACCAGTCAACAGATCCTCTACTTACTCCATCGCCTGCACCAGCATGGCCTCACGGTGTTGTTCACCACCCACGATCGTGCGTTAACCCAATTGCTTCCCCATCCTATTTTGCGATTACACCATGGCCAACTTCAGCAGGTTGCCACACCCATGGCCAACCCTTGA